In Panacibacter microcysteis, the genomic stretch TGGCACGGTCAATCCCAATGCAACACTGCACGTGGCTACCGGCACAGAAGCAACACTGGCCGGCGGTGGTTATATGATTGTAGGTACTTCTCCGGGTGGCACCAACCTGCAGTTTGATGACAATGAAATACAGGCAAGAAGCGCCGGCCTTGCCAATACACTCAATCTGAACCCCGGTGGCGGAAGCGTTTTTATCGGCGGTAACCTGGATGTAAACGGCTCTGTTGGCTTCGGATCTGTGGAAACATTCTCAGACGGCGGAAGTTTTACCATCAATTCAAATTCTGATATCAATCCTTCTACTGATAATGCGCGCGGCCTCGGCGATGCAAGCCTGCGCTGGACAGATGTTTGGGCGGTTGATGGTACCATCAACACATCGGATGAACGCGATAAAAAGAATATACGCGACCTCGACTACGGACTGAAAGAAATCATGAAACTGCGCGCTGTAAAATTCAACTGGAAAAACGCGGTAGCAAATGATGACAAGGTTGGCCTTATTGCGCAGGAACTAAAAAAAGTATTGCCTGAAGTAGTAAGAGATTACGAATACAGAACGGATGAGGCAACAGGGAAAAAAGAGAAAGTGCCCACAGAGCGCATGGGTGTAATGTACTCAGATATTATACCGGTGCTTATACGTGCCATACAGGAACAGCAGCAACAGATAGACGCGCTTAAAAAATTAAATGGTACTGGCGCAGTTGCTGCAACACCAACTGCAGAGCAGGTTAGCGCTGTAAACGTAAAACTCAGCAATGCCGCGCTGGAACAAAATGTTCCCAACCCGCTGCGCAGCACCACCAGCATACGTTACAACATTCCTGCAGATGCAGTAAACGCATCGTTGCTCATTACAGATATGGGCGGTAAAAACATCAGGCAGATCAGTTTAAAAACAGGGGCTGGTGTAGTAAATATTGATGCGACAGCACTAAACGCCGGCACATACAATTATACACTGATTGTAGATGGCCGTAACATTGAAACCAAAAGAATGATCGTTGCTAAATAAAGTGTAGTATTAGAAACACCCGGGCATCGTTTCTACGGTGCCCGCTTTTTTTCAGCCTAAAATATTTTTGTATGAAAACGCTAACCAATATAATAATTGCCTGCCTCTTAATCATGACCGCTTCCTGCAGCAAAAAAGCAGATGAACCGCAGCAGTGTAAAACCTGCGCCGCACACCAGGGGCCCGAAGGAACCACTATCGAAACAAAAGAGGTTTGCACAGATGATGAAGAAGCTGCCTTTAAAAGAACCTACGTGGAGTTTACGGTTGCGTGTGAATGATTGCTTGGTCAGCAGTGGTTTTTTATGGCATCACCTGTTGCCACGCTCGGTTCAGGGTTCCGTTTTTATGGCGGCTGCAGCGTTCAGTTTAGTACATCTGCTTAAGTTCATTGTTTGTACTTCAGTAATACTGCGCCCGTTATTTATCAACCATAATCTTTCGCACAAATATTGAAAGCTGTCCTGTACGGGAACAGCTTTTTTTTGTGCAATAAAACTGCATTGCAGCCATCTGCAACAGATACCGGCCACATGAAAATTTATCCGTATAGCATTTGATGAAATTGCCTGATGTTTCCTGTTGTATTGTTGCTACTTATTATATACGGTTGATGGTACTTATTTACATACTTCGTAACTTCCGTGTTCACGGTAAACGGTACGCATTTTCTTTTTCCTTCAACAGTATAGTGCTTTTTGCTGGCAGTAATGTTAAGCAGTTAATTGACAGCAGGCAACTCCACCAGTTCCTGTTGTTATATATTATCATTGTGAACAGGGCAAGGATTAGTCAGAGCTTTGTAAATTAAAATTTTTCAATTTTACTAGGTTTTTATTATAAAAACTTTATTTTTATTTACCAATACTATAAAAACTGCATAGAATGGACGAAAAAATGGATAAGCTGGATTTTGAGATTCTTAGAGAGTTACAGAAAGATGGAGCAATGTCACTCACCATTATCGCCAAACATCTGGATGTTTCCATCGGCACCATACGAAACAGGCTTTCCAGGTTAACAGAAGAAAAAACAGTACAGATCATTGGTCGTGTAGATCCTGCAAAAGTTGGCTTTCATGCATATGCCCGCATTTTTATCAGCGTAAAGCCGGCAAAATTTATACAGGATACGGCAGGCAAATTATCAGAACTGCCTGAGGTAAGTTTTCTTGCAATGATCTCCGGTAAATACGACCTGGAATTAAACGTTCAGTGTCGCAACAATGACCACCTCATCGAACTGATGGAAAAAATACATACCATAGAAGGTGTGTACGAAACCGAAACAAATATGTACCTGAAGGTTTTTAAAATAGCTCAGCCCGATCTTGATCTGGTTAAAGACCTCTGGACAAAATAACATTGCTGCCATTTACCATAAAACCAAACCGCTTATGAGAGTAAAACAACTGCTATTGTTTTTATTGCCATTGCTATTGGCTTTAAATGGCCTTACCGCAGCTGCGCAGGATGGCACACAGCTCAAAGGAAAAGTAACGGGCAAAGACGGGCAACCATTACCCGGTGTAACCGTACAGGTAAAAGGCAAGCCATCAGAAAACACACAAACAGATGGTGAAGGTGCATTCAATTTGCGTACCCGGGAGTTTTCGGGCATTCTTGTTTTTACAAGTGTGGGTTATGCGCTCAAAGAAGTAGCATTCAATCCGGCGCTTGTTTCTTTTGATGTAAAAATGGAAGAATCTGTCAGTGTTTTGAACGATGTCGTGCTTACCGGCTACATCAAGCAAAAGAAAAGCGATATTACCGGTGCCATATCTTCTGTAAGAAACAAAGAGTTCAAAGACCAGCCTGTGGCCAACCTGGCCCAAAGCATGCAGGGCAAGGTTTCCGGCGTGCTGGTTAGCCAGCCTTCCGGTACGCCGGGTGCAGGCTTACTGGTTAGCGTACGTGGCACGAATAATCCACTGTATGTAGTAGATGGCGTTCCCATGATCAGTGAAAGCAATTCGTCGCTGTCTACCTCTTATGATACCGATGGCAATGAAGTGGGCGCCGGCCAGAATGTAAGTTCTATCTCAGATATTAACCCGGACGATATTGAGTCAATAGAGATATTAAAAGATGCATCTTCGGCTTCAATATATGGTGCAAGAGCAGCAAACGGTGTAGTGTTGATTACAACAAAACGAGGTAAGGCCGGTAAAACAGATTTTGCTTTCAACAGTTTTACAGGTATTCAAACACCCGCACGTAAAATACCCTTTCTCAGCAGTTCAGAATTCGTGGCGTTAATTGAAGATGCAAGGGCGCAGGATCTTAAATTATACAATGAAGATCCTTCATTGTTTGGCGATGATTTTAACCCGGCCATTCTTACCAATACATTACCCGATTCCTGGAACACAGGCGTTAATACCAGCTGGTTGGATGAAATTTTACGCACTGCACCACTCAGCAATATTCAACTTTCTGCCCGTGGCGGCAATGAGAAGACGAAGTTTTTTATTGCCGGCAATTATTTCGATCAGCAGGGAATTGTAATTGAAAACTTTTTCAAACGTGGTTCGTTCCGTATGAATGTAGATAATAAGGTCAGTAACCGTGTATCGATCGGTGCAAATGCCAGTTTTACGTATTCCCGCAACCGCAGAAGCTTCAATGACAACACTTATACAGGTATTGTTACAAACGCAATTGGTGCATCACCGCTGGAGCCGGTGTACAATGAAGATGGTTCATACTCAGATTACACCGAATACCAGGCAAGCTGGCTGAGTGATAACCCGGTAAAATCAGCCAAAGAGATTACTGCATATACATCGGCCTATCGTTTTATCGGTTCTGTATTTGCCGATATAGATATTGTAAAAAATCTAAAGTTCAGAAGTTCATTCAGCACAGACTTTTCCAGTCTTACAGACGATCAGTTCTTTGACCCCATCACCACCGATGCAGAAGCCGTTGGTGGCAAAGCAATCAAAGGCAGTTACAGGAGCACCACCTGGCTCAATGAAAATACGCTGGTGTATCAAAACAGCTTCAAAGACAAACACGACCTTACGCTTTTTGGCGGTTTCACCGTACAGTCGTCAAAGATCAACAGTTCTTCTATCCGTGGCCAGGGCTTTCCTGCCGGCAGCGGCCTGCAGAATATTTCCAGCGCATCTGCGATCACCGCAGCGTCAGATCTTAATACCGGCTGGGGTTTGGTTTCATTCATCGGCAGGGCAAACTATGCTTACAATTCCAAATACCTGGTGTCGCTTAGTGCCCGTTATGACGGCTCATCACGTTTCGATCCTGCGGGCCGCTGGGGTTTGTTCCCTGCTGCCTCCGTTGGCTGGGTACTTACAAAAGAGCAGTTCCTGGATGATGTTGCATGGCTCACCAATCTTAAACTGCGTTTAAGTTATGGTCTAACAGGCGACCAGGAAATAGGCAATTTTCAATACCTCAGCTATTGGACACCCGGCCGGTACGATGGTTATGCCGGTCTTCGTCCACGAAACCTGGGCAACAAAGACCTTACATGGCAGCGCAACAAGATGTTGAACCTCGGTCTCGATTTTGAGATAGCCAAAGGTAAATTCAGCGGTTCTATAGAATACTTCAAAGGCAACCGTACGAAGCTGCTTGCAGAAGCTGTATTGCCCGCTACATCCGGCTTTCCGTCAATCACCATCAACTCTGGCGAAATTCAAAATGCGGGCCTCGAGTTTTCTTTAAATGCATATGTTATCCGTCACAAAGATTTTACCTACACCACTTCGTTCAACATCAGTTACATCAAAAACAAAATCAAATCGCTGTATTCTGATAATGAACTGGTAAGTGCTTACTCAGACCTTTTTCCCACACATATCCTGAAAGTTGGTGAATCCGTTGGTTCTTTCTGGGGCATTCAGTACCTCGGTGTAGACCCGCAAACAGGCGACCCTTTGTATGAGGACCTGAATAAAGACGGCACAATAGATGATAATGACAGTAAAATCTTAGGCAGAGCAACACCTGATGTTTTTGGTGGCTGGACGAATGACTTCCGCTACAGGAACTGGGACCTCTCCGTAGTGTCGCAATTCAGTGTTGGCAACAAGGTTTACAACCTCATACGCAGTACTTATCAAACACTTGGCTGGAGCGACCAGGGCTGGGATGAAGACGGATTTTTATACCAGGTATATGCCAACAATGCAACAATTGTAAACGACCGCTGGCGCAATCCCGGAGACCAGACTGATATACCAAGAGCGTCGCTCATCTTCTCCAATTACCTGCAAAACTCGTCGCAGTTCGTGGAAGATGCATCGTTCTTTCGCATACGCACGGTAAACCTGGGCTATACCATCAAAGCAAAGAAAACAAAAGCATTCTCATCATTGCGTTTATATGCACAGGTACAAAACCTGCATGTGTTTACAAAGTATTATGGTTTCGATCCTGAAGTAAGCAGCAATGGCGGCAATGCACCCGAAACAGCAGGTGTTGATTACGCAGCTTACCCGCAGGCAAGAACACTGACTTTTGGTGTAAACTTTAATTTTTAAGCAGATGATGAACCAGGCTGTAGTACTGCTATTAAGCTGTTGTTGCGTCGCACTCTTCAGCGCCTTGAACATTGCCGGGCAACGGGCACGGTCACGTTCTGTTCATGCGTGTACGCATGTTGCAGGAATGCATCGTTGCCGCACATGGCTCAACAGTACAAGTGAGTGACACAACAGGCGATGCCACAAGGTACCACGGCCGGTAAACAAATAAAACATTACTATGAAAGGAATTCAATATATACTCATCGTTGCAATGCTCATGCTTACTGCAACATCATGCAAAAAAATTCTTGATGTAGTTTCTCCCAACGAAGTGGGCGATGATGCCATCTTCTCTACTGTTGACGGGCTGCGCAATGCAAGGATAGGCATGTACAACACATTGCAGAACCGCAACTATTATGGAGGTTATTTTCCATTGTTTACGGAATGCTATACAGACAACGGCACCACGGGTGGCTACGATGTAATAGACCTGAACGATATTGCGGCCAGGACAGTGGGTACTGCCAATATCTATGTACAGCAAACATACAATGCAATTTACAATACAATCTATACAGCCAATAAGATTATCAATAACATTGACAACGTTCCGGGGCTTGGCGCAGATGAACATGATAACACACTGGCGGAAGCTTATTTTGTAAGGGCGCTGGCAGAGTTCGATCTGCTGAGAACGTGGGGCGAACATTGGGACAAGACTTCTGTCTTTGGCATTTCTGTTGTTACAACTACAGATGCGCCGGAGCAAAGCGTGGCAAGAAGTACAGTAGAACAATCGTACCAGCAGATCATTGCAGATCTTACGCAGGCAGACGGGCTGTTCAACAATTACCAGGGCAACCAGTATGCGTCGTCTGCTGCTGCCAAAGCCTTACTGGCAAGAGTTTACCTCTACTACGGCGATTATGAGGCCGCTGCAGAAAACGCCGCCGCAGTAATAGCGGAAGGAAGTTTTGCGCTGTTTGGCCCCGATGATCTCTCCAAAATATACACAGAAAAAAATACGGAAGAAAGCATTTTCGAACTCGTGTTTGACCCGCAAAATACCAGCGCTTTTAATGCTGCAACTTATCTTAGAGATGATGCATTGCGCAGTGATGTGATCTTTATTGCAAATGCTGATCTGCATACATTTTTTGAATCAAGACCCGGTGACAACCGCAGCAGCCTGGTAGATTTTGAAAATAATGATGTGAGCATTCAGCCGGACGGCCGTACACAAAAATACCGCGGCGAAACGACCAAAGATAACGCTGCCTACATTATACGGCTGGCGGAAATGTACCTGGTCAACGCTGAAGCGCTGGGCAGAAGCAGCGCAGGGCTGGCTGCATTAAATGAATTAAGAACAAGCAGGGGTTTGGAAGCATTGCAACTGTCAGACGTACCAACTGCAGATGATTATTTGCTGGCAATACTGGATGAACGCAGGGCGGAACTGAATTTTGAGGGTCATCGTTTGTCGGATCTTGCCAGGCTGGGCTTAACAGGTACTTATCTTGGTGAAGGCGTAAACCCGATCATGCCGATCCCTGCAAGAGAGATCAGCGCAACAAACGGGGTGGTAGCACAGAATGACGGGTATTAGCGTTGCAATCCTGAGCGGTGAACCGTAAGAAGTTGTTGGAAAAAAACATCATCAGACATCAATAAATAAGGAATCAAAACATGGTATTTAAATCCATATTTCCATATACGCTCGAAACCATTGCAGCATATGAGGTTATGAGTAAAGCAACAGTTGAGCAATACTTAAACAACAGTGCCAAAGCATTTAAACACTGGCGCAGAACCACGTTTGCGCAACGCAGCGCGTTGATGGAAAGAGTGGCTGACATCCTCATTGCCCGCCGCGACGAATATGCGGCGCTGATTACAAACGAAATGGGTAAGGTGCTGAAAGAGTCTAAAGCGGAGGTGGAAAAGTGTGCCGCGTGTTGCAGGTACTATGCCGCCAATGCAGAAGCGTTTCTGAAAGATATACCACAGCCTTCAGATGCAGCTAACAGCTATGTAACATTTGAGCCAACAGGTGCCATACTCGCCATTATGCCATGGAACTTTCCTTTCTGGCAGGTTTTCCGGTTTGCTGCGCCGTACATCATGGCCGGCAATGTAGCACTGTTGAAACATGCGCCTAACGTGTGCGGCACTGCACTGGCCATTGAACGCATTTTTACAGAGGCCGGTTTCCCGGAAGGTGTTTTTCAAACGTTGATCATTGATACCGATGTGGTCGAAGATATTATTAACCATGACATTGTGCAGGGCATCACACTTACAGGCAGTGAACTTGC encodes the following:
- a CDS encoding tail fiber domain-containing protein — protein: MKTKKLIAATQVIAAIIACNTVAHAQSWNINGNANIAAGTNYLGTSDPNDLVFRTNALERGRLLGVGGTWRFGSAANNMQVDSLGKLSFNGNGVYQVAGNKYAFQYKNDPDFGLYFNSSDVRYEFRNGTAQPVFYIDAGTGALSVGNFATGVNYLLPSARGLNNQVLKTDGAGNVSWSTDANTTYTAGAGLSLAGTTFTNAAPDQVVSLTGTNGISASGTYPNFTLSGSGLWRIRGNDATNPATDFIGTTDLQGLAFRTNNLERMRIASGGNVGIGTVNPNATLHVATGTEATLAGGGYMIVGTSPGGTNLQFDDNEIQARSAGLANTLNLNPGGGSVFIGGNLDVNGSVGFGSVETFSDGGSFTINSNSDINPSTDNARGLGDASLRWTDVWAVDGTINTSDERDKKNIRDLDYGLKEIMKLRAVKFNWKNAVANDDKVGLIAQELKKVLPEVVRDYEYRTDEATGKKEKVPTERMGVMYSDIIPVLIRAIQEQQQQIDALKKLNGTGAVAATPTAEQVSAVNVKLSNAALEQNVPNPLRSTTSIRYNIPADAVNASLLITDMGGKNIRQISLKTGAGVVNIDATALNAGTYNYTLIVDGRNIETKRMIVAK
- a CDS encoding Lrp/AsnC family transcriptional regulator gives rise to the protein MDEKMDKLDFEILRELQKDGAMSLTIIAKHLDVSIGTIRNRLSRLTEEKTVQIIGRVDPAKVGFHAYARIFISVKPAKFIQDTAGKLSELPEVSFLAMISGKYDLELNVQCRNNDHLIELMEKIHTIEGVYETETNMYLKVFKIAQPDLDLVKDLWTK
- a CDS encoding SusC/RagA family TonB-linked outer membrane protein, producing the protein MRVKQLLLFLLPLLLALNGLTAAAQDGTQLKGKVTGKDGQPLPGVTVQVKGKPSENTQTDGEGAFNLRTREFSGILVFTSVGYALKEVAFNPALVSFDVKMEESVSVLNDVVLTGYIKQKKSDITGAISSVRNKEFKDQPVANLAQSMQGKVSGVLVSQPSGTPGAGLLVSVRGTNNPLYVVDGVPMISESNSSLSTSYDTDGNEVGAGQNVSSISDINPDDIESIEILKDASSASIYGARAANGVVLITTKRGKAGKTDFAFNSFTGIQTPARKIPFLSSSEFVALIEDARAQDLKLYNEDPSLFGDDFNPAILTNTLPDSWNTGVNTSWLDEILRTAPLSNIQLSARGGNEKTKFFIAGNYFDQQGIVIENFFKRGSFRMNVDNKVSNRVSIGANASFTYSRNRRSFNDNTYTGIVTNAIGASPLEPVYNEDGSYSDYTEYQASWLSDNPVKSAKEITAYTSAYRFIGSVFADIDIVKNLKFRSSFSTDFSSLTDDQFFDPITTDAEAVGGKAIKGSYRSTTWLNENTLVYQNSFKDKHDLTLFGGFTVQSSKINSSSIRGQGFPAGSGLQNISSASAITAASDLNTGWGLVSFIGRANYAYNSKYLVSLSARYDGSSRFDPAGRWGLFPAASVGWVLTKEQFLDDVAWLTNLKLRLSYGLTGDQEIGNFQYLSYWTPGRYDGYAGLRPRNLGNKDLTWQRNKMLNLGLDFEIAKGKFSGSIEYFKGNRTKLLAEAVLPATSGFPSITINSGEIQNAGLEFSLNAYVIRHKDFTYTTSFNISYIKNKIKSLYSDNELVSAYSDLFPTHILKVGESVGSFWGIQYLGVDPQTGDPLYEDLNKDGTIDDNDSKILGRATPDVFGGWTNDFRYRNWDLSVVSQFSVGNKVYNLIRSTYQTLGWSDQGWDEDGFLYQVYANNATIVNDRWRNPGDQTDIPRASLIFSNYLQNSSQFVEDASFFRIRTVNLGYTIKAKKTKAFSSLRLYAQVQNLHVFTKYYGFDPEVSSNGGNAPETAGVDYAAYPQARTLTFGVNFNF
- a CDS encoding RagB/SusD family nutrient uptake outer membrane protein, which encodes MKGIQYILIVAMLMLTATSCKKILDVVSPNEVGDDAIFSTVDGLRNARIGMYNTLQNRNYYGGYFPLFTECYTDNGTTGGYDVIDLNDIAARTVGTANIYVQQTYNAIYNTIYTANKIINNIDNVPGLGADEHDNTLAEAYFVRALAEFDLLRTWGEHWDKTSVFGISVVTTTDAPEQSVARSTVEQSYQQIIADLTQADGLFNNYQGNQYASSAAAKALLARVYLYYGDYEAAAENAAAVIAEGSFALFGPDDLSKIYTEKNTEESIFELVFDPQNTSAFNAATYLRDDALRSDVIFIANADLHTFFESRPGDNRSSLVDFENNDVSIQPDGRTQKYRGETTKDNAAYIIRLAEMYLVNAEALGRSSAGLAALNELRTSRGLEALQLSDVPTADDYLLAILDERRAELNFEGHRLSDLARLGLTGTYLGEGVNPIMPIPAREISATNGVVAQNDGY